Below is a genomic region from Dehalococcoides mccartyi.
CTGGTGGAATTCGGGTTGTTCAAGCATATAGTGCAACCCGTCAAAAAACGGCTCACGGCTTTCCTGCTCGTCTTCACCCCGCATCATCTTTACCAGACTGTCCCTGACTTTGAGTTCATCAGGGTTAAGATTAAAAAGCTTTTGCTCTATCTGGAAACGGGTCAAGCCAGCGTAGGCATCATTCAAGCGGTTGGATATAAGCGTAAGCTCGGGCTGGGAAACAGTATCCTCAAAGTTTATAAGCTGCTGCTTTACCTTGGCGCCGCGCAGTATCAACACTACCAGCACCAGATTATCCTGCAGGCTGACCAGCTCAATATGATGCACTTTGCCCTGTGTCTGGCGAGGCATGGTGACAACAGCCATGCTCTGTACACGCTGTGAAAGGACTGCTACCGTCAGGTTCAGCCATTCTTCCATCTCTTTTTCAACCTGATGAAAAAGGTGGCGGATAAGAAACTTGTCATTGGTGGGCAGTTCCACATCTTTCAGGGATTCCACGTAATAACGATATCCCTTGTCAGCCGGTATACTGCCGGCAGAGTGATGGGGACGGAGAATATACCCCTCGGTTTCCAGCCGGACTACCTCATTCCGTATAGTGGCAGAACAAATATCCAGACCGCAATCTTCCAGTATGGAAGATGACGAAACCGGCACCGCTTTGGTTATGTACTGCCTTACTATAGAACGCAGTATTATCTCTGCCCGTGATGTTAGCACTCTTGCTACCTCGTTAGCACTCTGTTGGTTAGTTTGCTAATACAGGTATAATTTAGCATGACTGCCAATTGGCTGTCAAGGGTAAAAATGACACCCTGAGGTAAATTATAATAAACCGGCCAGCTTCAATTGACCCTCTGAAAGGGGTCTGATATAATTCAGCCATATGGAAATTAAATGGTTAGGTCACTCGTGCTTCCGCCTTAAAGGCAAAAATACTACTGTAATTACTGATCCGTTTCCCCCGAATCTGGGGTATGCGATGGGCAAACAGAGTGCTGAGGTAGTTACTGTAAGCCATGCCCATACCAATCATTCGTTTACCTCAGCTATTGACGGTAATCCCCGCATTGTCAGCGGACCCGGTGAATATGAAATCGGAGATGTCATCATTCTGGGTCTTTCCACCTTTCACGATGACTCCAAAGGCAGTGAACTGGGTAAAAACACTGTTTACCAAATGGAGATAGACGACCTGTCCATCTGCCATCTGGGAGATATCGGCCAGGGGCTGACTGACAGCCAGATTGAAGAGCTGGGACGGGTGGATATACTCCTTCTGCCGGTTGGCGGCGGAAATGCCATCAGCCCAGGTAAGGCCGCCGAAATCATGCGAAAACTGGAGCCGTCCATTGTTATCCCAATGCACTTTCAGAGTGATTTATCAACCAGCTCCCTTTTGCCGATAGGCCAGTTTCTAAAGGAAATAGGGTTAAACAGTCTTGAACCCCAAGCAAAGCTGAATATAACCAGAGGCAATTTGCCTGTTACCACCCAGGTTATGTTACTGCAGCCATAAACACCCGGAAACCAAGAACTGTGCGGGAGAATAAGCGCTGAATGCACTACCTGAAACGGGTTACCATTTCCCTTATTCTGGCTCTGGGTCTTACCGCAGGGCTTCTTCCCCAAACACCGCTTGCGGCTGCCTCCTCACATGAATACTGGGCGGTAGTAGTAGGCATATCCGATTACCAGAGAATTACAGATGTAATAGGCCTGGCTAACGGCGCCCAGAAATTTGCTGATTCTCTCAAGGAAGCCTGGGGTGATGACCACGTAACGCTGCTGACCAACAGCAACGCAGACAAACACTCTATAAAGTCAGCCCTGGACTGGATGATAAACCAGGAAGATGACAATGATACGGTGGTCTTTTTCTTTGCCGGACACGGCGACAGCCATTCATATATAGCCCCTTATGATGCTTATTACGCCTCGGAGTGGATTTCCAGCCAGGAGCTTTCAAACTGGCTTTTGCCGCTGGAGTCTCACTATCAGGCTGTGATACTGGAATCCTGCTACTCAGCCAGCTTTGCAGATGATTTAAACCAGCCAGGGCGTATAATCCTGTATTCTTCACTTGCTGCGGAAGTTTCCTGGGCGGATGGAGACAGCGGGCTTTTTTCCGGATATATAAATGACGGACTAAGCTATATACCCAATGCAGATATAAACAGCGATAACATCATATCTCTGGAAGAGCTTTTTTACTACGCTCAGCCACGTACTACAGACGAATCCCGAATAACTTCCTCTCTTCAGCACCCGTTCCTGTCGGATGGAATAGGCGGAGAGCTCAGCCTTATCGGCAAACTACTATTAACGACCTCCATACCTATATCAGGCAACTATAACTATCTAATAGTAGACGGCAGAACCTATTCACTCAGCACCACACAATTTAACTTTACCCCTGGCACAACTCATGAAGTTACCGCTTTAAATATAGAAACCTTTCCTGGTATCCGTTATTTCTTTAAAAACTGGGCGGATGGAATTACTTCAGCCAGCCGCTCATTTACCAGCGGTGCAAACCTGCAAGCGGTTTATTCGCGCCAGTATCTTTTAACCATAGACTCCCCTACTTCAGCGGTTACCGGCGGTGGCTGGTATGACCAAAACACATTTGCCAATCTTTCCGCCCCGAATATTGAAGAGGGCGGCATACGCTATATATTTACCGGCTGGAGCGGAGATATTACCGGGCCTTTTGAAAGCACCCGCCTTGTGATGGATAAACCAAAGACAGTCAAAGCCAATTACGACACCGAATACCGGCTTTTGCTATCTTCGCCCTACGGCACACCTGACGGCGGAGGATGGTATGCCGCAGGCAGCACTGTAAAGCTAAGTGCACCCTCAGCACAAGGGTTTTTAATCCGCCAGGTATTTGAAAGCTGGAGCGGGGATTACACCGGTACAGATGCAAGTGCAGTCATCACCCTTAGCAAACCAATGAACATAACCGCCAATTTCAAAGCAGACTATACTTTCCTGTATATTGCCGTTGGATTAGGGGCAGTCATGATAATCTGGCTGATACTGGCAATATCCAAACGCCGCAAGAACTATTACAATACTATCTGACAAACTATTCCCCGTGTTTGAGAAAAGGACAGCTTAAAGCCCGCATGGAAGCATATTTAGATATTGAAACAACCGGTCTTTCCCCCTATCAAGCAGACCTGACAGTCATCGGCATCCACCTGGTAAATGGCAGTTCCATACCGGGGCTGATTCAGTTGGTAGGCAAAGAATGCACCGCAGAGAATGTCATGCTATCTCTTGCGGGTGCGGATACACTATATACTTATAATGGCAAAGGCTTTGACC
It encodes:
- the hrcA gene encoding heat-inducible transcriptional repressor HrcA; this encodes MLTSRAEIILRSIVRQYITKAVPVSSSSILEDCGLDICSATIRNEVVRLETEGYILRPHHSAGSIPADKGYRYYVESLKDVELPTNDKFLIRHLFHQVEKEMEEWLNLTVAVLSQRVQSMAVVTMPRQTQGKVHHIELVSLQDNLVLVVLILRGAKVKQQLINFEDTVSQPELTLISNRLNDAYAGLTRFQIEQKLFNLNPDELKVRDSLVKMMRGEDEQESREPFFDGLHYMLEQPEFHQNQRVQEIMQLLEQKKLSKMIAPPAPFNRGVQVYIGQENASAEIRDYSLIVSQYGIPDEAVGTIGVIGPTRMAYERALSAVSYLSLVMSTLVAELYGKAPVDKDE
- a CDS encoding MBL fold metallo-hydrolase; its protein translation is MEIKWLGHSCFRLKGKNTTVITDPFPPNLGYAMGKQSAEVVTVSHAHTNHSFTSAIDGNPRIVSGPGEYEIGDVIILGLSTFHDDSKGSELGKNTVYQMEIDDLSICHLGDIGQGLTDSQIEELGRVDILLLPVGGGNAISPGKAAEIMRKLEPSIVIPMHFQSDLSTSSLLPIGQFLKEIGLNSLEPQAKLNITRGNLPVTTQVMLLQP
- a CDS encoding caspase family protein, translating into MHYLKRVTISLILALGLTAGLLPQTPLAAASSHEYWAVVVGISDYQRITDVIGLANGAQKFADSLKEAWGDDHVTLLTNSNADKHSIKSALDWMINQEDDNDTVVFFFAGHGDSHSYIAPYDAYYASEWISSQELSNWLLPLESHYQAVILESCYSASFADDLNQPGRIILYSSLAAEVSWADGDSGLFSGYINDGLSYIPNADINSDNIISLEELFYYAQPRTTDESRITSSLQHPFLSDGIGGELSLIGKLLLTTSIPISGNYNYLIVDGRTYSLSTTQFNFTPGTTHEVTALNIETFPGIRYFFKNWADGITSASRSFTSGANLQAVYSRQYLLTIDSPTSAVTGGGWYDQNTFANLSAPNIEEGGIRYIFTGWSGDITGPFESTRLVMDKPKTVKANYDTEYRLLLSSPYGTPDGGGWYAAGSTVKLSAPSAQGFLIRQVFESWSGDYTGTDASAVITLSKPMNITANFKADYTFLYIAVGLGAVMIIWLILAISKRRKNYYNTI